From one Streptomyces sp. NBC_01478 genomic stretch:
- a CDS encoding alpha-mannosidase — MTDSAVFVPHFHWDREWYEPFQVFRHRLVAALDTVLETAESDPDFRFTVDGQMAAIEDYLEMRPENRERVAALVGEGRLAVGPWLILLDEFLCSGETIVRNLRMGWAAAAELGGAMPIGYLPDMFGHIAQMPQILARAGIEHAALWRGVPGSVEGHAFDWRAPDGSQVRTEFLFDGYDNGLDVLLVPGRIGRALGDYAEMTAERWGGDPVLAMAGTDHNAPDPQLASWLRQAADAGRAITVATLDEYLRKHVRDEVSAVVTGELRSHVRGNILPGVLSVRLGLKQRMALAERTIDHAERMNALWSWRDDSPFLDLAWHKIIESTAHDSVVGSGTDETCDQVAARLAEAAQTARAVRDAALSGPAARVPGDGHLVANPLPFDRSVLVEVDVVAPPEGGALVATTADGSTAPVQLVSEAPTVLSDEHMDASQLERVLRRIHRRELFGRQIDHYELTPGALVFHLAEVPTSGPFDLLILRREVAAAAAAHPGDWRVLTLEEARATALVPVRVPASGLASFRVGPGDRASVAVPSHDPATATDRSLSNGLVEVAVAADGTLDVTGSDGTVLYGVGRLVDGGDRGDSYNYAPPAHDVLVSEPTDVTVELVENGPLRARLRVTRVYAWPAALSADRDVRGERTVPTPVETLVEVRVGESFVRVSTSFLNQSADHRLRLHVPLPEPVTTSASAGQFAVTERGLTAEGGWGEYPLPTFPADAFVSAGAATVLLDHSSEYELVGEGSELAITLLRAIGSISVNIHPLRDEPAASEIPVPGAQDLGMRIENRFAVVPSTRKTGWRGANAVALAEEFRGDVLVARGTAPAGARLPPDTTGLRVDGKDVLVSAVHRVTDDEHGPGTEVRLTAMSDRASTAVRVTGAFTEAATVDLLGRTISQSPVQGELDLVLGPWEIHSLVLR, encoded by the coding sequence ATGACCGACTCCGCTGTCTTCGTGCCCCATTTCCACTGGGACCGGGAGTGGTACGAGCCCTTCCAGGTGTTCCGGCACCGGCTCGTCGCCGCCCTCGACACCGTGCTGGAGACGGCGGAGTCGGACCCGGACTTCCGGTTCACCGTCGACGGTCAGATGGCCGCGATCGAGGACTACTTGGAGATGCGGCCGGAGAACCGCGAGCGTGTCGCGGCCCTGGTCGGCGAGGGCCGGCTGGCGGTCGGGCCGTGGCTGATCCTGCTCGACGAGTTCCTCTGCTCCGGCGAGACCATCGTCCGTAATCTGCGGATGGGCTGGGCGGCCGCGGCCGAGCTGGGTGGCGCGATGCCGATCGGCTATCTGCCGGACATGTTCGGCCACATCGCGCAGATGCCGCAGATCCTCGCCCGCGCCGGCATCGAACACGCGGCGCTGTGGCGCGGGGTGCCCGGCTCCGTCGAGGGCCACGCCTTCGACTGGCGGGCGCCGGACGGCTCCCAGGTGCGTACCGAGTTCCTCTTCGACGGCTACGACAACGGCCTCGACGTCCTGCTGGTACCCGGCCGGATCGGCCGCGCGCTCGGCGACTACGCGGAGATGACGGCCGAACGGTGGGGCGGCGACCCGGTGTTGGCGATGGCCGGCACCGACCACAACGCACCCGACCCCCAACTCGCGTCCTGGCTGCGGCAAGCCGCCGACGCGGGCCGGGCGATCACCGTCGCCACCCTCGACGAATACCTCCGCAAGCACGTCCGTGACGAGGTGTCCGCCGTCGTCACCGGTGAGCTGCGCAGTCATGTGCGCGGCAACATCCTCCCGGGCGTGCTCTCGGTGCGGCTCGGGCTCAAGCAGCGGATGGCGCTCGCGGAGCGCACGATCGACCACGCCGAGCGCATGAACGCCCTGTGGTCCTGGCGCGACGACTCGCCGTTCCTGGACCTTGCCTGGCACAAGATCATCGAGTCGACCGCGCACGACTCGGTCGTCGGCTCCGGCACCGACGAGACCTGCGACCAGGTCGCCGCACGGCTCGCCGAAGCCGCGCAGACGGCGCGTGCCGTACGGGACGCGGCGCTCTCCGGGCCCGCCGCCCGGGTGCCGGGCGACGGTCATCTGGTCGCCAACCCGCTGCCGTTCGACCGTTCGGTGCTGGTCGAGGTGGACGTCGTGGCCCCGCCCGAGGGCGGCGCGCTCGTCGCGACCACCGCCGACGGCTCCACGGCCCCCGTGCAGTTGGTCTCCGAGGCTCCGACCGTCCTCAGCGACGAGCACATGGACGCCTCGCAGCTCGAACGCGTCCTGCGCCGTATCCACCGCCGCGAGCTCTTCGGCCGCCAGATCGACCACTACGAACTCACCCCCGGCGCCCTCGTGTTCCACCTCGCCGAGGTGCCGACCAGCGGCCCCTTCGACCTGTTGATCCTGCGCCGCGAGGTCGCCGCGGCGGCGGCCGCACATCCGGGTGACTGGCGGGTCCTGACGCTGGAGGAGGCCCGGGCCACCGCCCTCGTCCCCGTGCGCGTTCCCGCTTCCGGGCTCGCGTCCTTCCGGGTCGGGCCGGGCGACCGCGCCTCCGTCGCCGTACCGTCGCACGATCCCGCTACGGCGACGGACCGCTCCCTGTCCAACGGTCTGGTCGAGGTCGCGGTCGCCGCCGACGGCACCCTGGACGTCACCGGCTCCGACGGCACCGTGCTGTACGGAGTCGGCCGGCTCGTCGACGGCGGGGACCGGGGCGACAGCTACAACTACGCTCCTCCGGCGCACGACGTCCTCGTGTCGGAGCCGACGGACGTCACCGTCGAGCTCGTCGAGAACGGTCCATTGCGTGCGCGGCTGCGGGTCACCCGTGTCTACGCGTGGCCGGCCGCCCTCTCCGCCGACCGCGATGTGCGCGGCGAGCGGACCGTGCCGACGCCGGTGGAGACACTCGTGGAGGTGCGCGTGGGCGAGTCGTTCGTGCGGGTCTCCACGTCGTTCCTCAACCAGTCCGCCGACCACCGGCTGCGCTTGCACGTACCGCTGCCCGAGCCGGTGACGACCTCCGCCTCGGCCGGTCAATTCGCCGTCACCGAGCGCGGGTTGACCGCCGAGGGCGGCTGGGGCGAGTATCCGCTGCCGACCTTCCCGGCCGATGCCTTCGTGTCGGCCGGTGCCGCCACCGTCCTGCTCGACCACTCCAGCGAGTACGAACTGGTCGGCGAGGGCTCCGAACTCGCGATCACGCTGCTGCGCGCGATCGGCTCGATCAGTGTCAACATCCATCCCCTGCGCGACGAACCGGCGGCGAGCGAGATCCCCGTACCCGGTGCGCAGGACCTCGGGATGCGGATCGAGAACCGGTTCGCCGTCGTGCCCTCGACGAGAAAGACCGGCTGGCGCGGCGCGAACGCGGTCGCTCTCGCCGAGGAGTTCCGCGGCGACGTACTGGTCGCTCGTGGGACCGCGCCCGCCGGGGCTCGACTGCCGCCCGACACCACCGGGTTGCGGGTCGACGGGAAGGACGTCCTCGTCTCGGCCGTCCACCGTGTCACCGACGACGAGCACGGACCCGGCACCGAGGTACGGCTGACCGCGATGAGCGACAGAGCGTCGACGGCGGTCCGGGTGACGGGGGCGTTCACCGAGGCCGCCACCGTCGATCTGCTGGGCCGGACGATCTCCCAGTCCCCGGTCCAGGGCGAGCTCGACCTCGTCCTCGGTCCATGGGAGATCCACAGCCTCGTGCTCCGGTAG